From Streptomyces sp. NBC_01754, a single genomic window includes:
- a CDS encoding putative bifunctional diguanylate cyclase/phosphodiesterase — protein sequence MEPTESAAPVSRPRGLASLTGLAKKLIPAQTGRFSMVGAFAVAVATAQLATGFHQTVRDGRALFPDGTAGWSLAVLTGVVVGHMVALGRDRWWGGTGSGAALTLAVLLLYGWVPAGLVSLVVVVLVGIARRHRWWQGLLHGAVDIIGVGAAALVLAAFGEVATVESPWRPLHWGIEAVPEVLLAACAYLLVTRFLLWYARASQTGGLPTVARTAVLRQGLVAVALVGITPLICVVASVMPVLLPLFAVPLIALDSTLWIARARAEEQLRDPLTGLPNRQWLLERTWTALEDVEGTGKRTALVLIDLDRFRAVNDTLGHLAGDRLLLQIAERLRLALPRGAEAARLGGDEFAVLLPTADSTTSAQRVARHLVAALSSPLGLDGLTLVLEASAGVAVHPDHALDAEGLLRRADVAMYQAKRDRTGVEVYESKRDSNTPDRLGLLGDLRRALDARQVELHYQPKVRFDGQVAGLEALVRWVHPERGRVPPDEFIAIAESSGLMPHLTEYVLETALAQVALWRAQGLFVPVAVNVSPRDVHTPGFAGSVAARLARHGVPAAALQLEITEHVLLEDPQRAADTMAGLTAHGVKMSLDDFGTGYSSLVHLRKLPVSELKIDRSFVARLAVDTEDAEIVRCTIDLAHSLGLLVVAEGVEDDETWERLRDLRCDAVQGWLVAAAMPPPEATAWLRARGEHGWRRPAELEAAAAAAVAREAEPRPAGHALNPGPATA from the coding sequence ATGGAACCGACCGAGAGCGCCGCACCGGTGTCGCGGCCGCGAGGTCTCGCGAGCCTGACGGGCCTCGCGAAGAAGCTGATCCCCGCGCAGACGGGCAGATTCTCCATGGTGGGGGCCTTCGCCGTCGCGGTCGCCACCGCCCAGCTCGCGACCGGCTTCCACCAGACGGTCCGTGACGGCCGCGCCCTCTTCCCGGACGGCACCGCGGGCTGGTCCCTCGCCGTGCTGACCGGCGTCGTCGTCGGCCACATGGTCGCCCTCGGGCGGGACCGCTGGTGGGGCGGCACCGGTTCCGGGGCCGCCCTGACCCTCGCGGTGCTGCTGCTGTACGGCTGGGTGCCGGCCGGACTGGTCAGCCTCGTGGTGGTGGTGCTCGTCGGCATCGCCCGCCGGCACCGCTGGTGGCAGGGGCTGCTGCACGGCGCCGTGGACATAATCGGCGTCGGGGCCGCGGCACTCGTCCTGGCCGCGTTCGGCGAGGTGGCCACCGTGGAGAGCCCCTGGCGGCCACTCCACTGGGGCATCGAGGCCGTACCGGAGGTGCTTCTGGCGGCCTGCGCCTATCTGCTCGTCACCCGGTTCCTCCTGTGGTACGCCCGCGCCTCCCAGACCGGCGGACTGCCCACCGTCGCCCGCACCGCCGTCCTGCGCCAGGGCCTCGTCGCCGTCGCCCTGGTCGGGATCACCCCGCTGATCTGCGTCGTGGCCTCCGTCATGCCGGTGCTGCTGCCGCTCTTCGCCGTCCCGCTGATCGCCCTGGACTCCACCCTCTGGATCGCCCGCGCCCGGGCCGAGGAGCAGTTGCGGGACCCGCTGACCGGGCTGCCCAACCGGCAGTGGCTCCTGGAGCGGACCTGGACCGCGCTGGAGGACGTCGAGGGCACCGGCAAGCGGACCGCGCTCGTCCTCATCGACCTCGACCGCTTCCGCGCCGTCAACGACACCCTCGGCCACCTCGCCGGAGACCGGCTGCTCCTCCAGATCGCCGAACGGCTCCGTCTCGCCCTGCCCCGCGGCGCGGAGGCCGCGCGGCTCGGTGGCGACGAGTTCGCCGTCCTGCTGCCGACCGCGGACTCCACCACCAGCGCGCAGCGCGTCGCCCGCCATCTGGTCGCCGCGCTCTCCTCACCCCTCGGTCTGGACGGGCTCACGCTGGTGCTGGAGGCCAGCGCGGGGGTGGCCGTCCACCCCGACCACGCGCTGGACGCCGAGGGGCTGCTCCGCCGCGCCGATGTCGCCATGTACCAGGCCAAACGCGACCGCACCGGCGTGGAGGTGTACGAGTCGAAGCGCGACAGCAACACCCCGGACCGGCTCGGGCTGCTGGGCGATCTGCGCCGTGCCCTGGACGCCCGGCAGGTGGAACTGCACTACCAGCCCAAGGTCCGCTTCGACGGCCAGGTCGCCGGTCTCGAAGCGCTCGTACGCTGGGTGCACCCGGAGCGCGGGCGGGTCCCCCCGGACGAGTTCATCGCCATAGCGGAGTCCTCGGGCCTGATGCCGCACCTCACCGAGTACGTCCTGGAGACGGCCCTCGCCCAGGTCGCCCTGTGGCGGGCGCAGGGGCTGTTCGTCCCCGTCGCCGTCAACGTCTCCCCCCGGGACGTCCACACCCCGGGCTTCGCGGGCAGCGTCGCCGCCCGGCTGGCCAGGCACGGCGTCCCGGCCGCCGCGCTGCAACTGGAGATCACCGAACACGTGCTGCTGGAGGACCCGCAGCGCGCCGCCGACACCATGGCCGGGCTCACCGCGCACGGCGTGAAGATGTCCCTGGACGACTTCGGCACCGGCTACTCCTCGCTGGTGCACCTGCGGAAGCTGCCCGTCAGCGAACTCAAGATCGACCGGTCGTTCGTGGCCCGGCTCGCCGTCGACACCGAGGACGCCGAGATCGTCCGCTGCACCATCGACCTGGCCCACTCGCTCGGTCTGCTCGTCGTCGCGGAGGGCGTGGAGGACGACGAGACCTGGGAACGGCTGCGGGACCTGCGCTGCGACGCGGTGCAGGGGTGGCTGGTCGCCGCCGCGATGCCGCCCCCGGAGGCCACGGCCTGGCTGCGGGCCCGCGGTGAGCACGGCTGGCGGCGGCCGGCCGAGCTGGAGGCCGCGGCCGCCGCGGCGGTGGCACGCGAGGCGGAGCCCAGGCCCGCGGGCCACGCCCTGAACCCCGGCCCGGCGACGGCCTGA
- the gatB gene encoding Asp-tRNA(Asn)/Glu-tRNA(Gln) amidotransferase subunit GatB, protein MTVIDLESYEDALATYDPVMGLEVHVELGTKTKMFCGCSTELKQDANSQTCPVCLGLPGALPVVNEIGVESAIKIGLALNCEIAEWCRFARKNYFYPDMPKNFQTSQYDEPIAFDGYLDVQLEDGEIFRVQIERAHMEEDTGKSTHVGGATGRIHGASHSLLDYNRAGIPLIEIVTKPIEGAGARAPEVAKAYVAELRELIKALGVSEARMEMGQMRCDVNLSLRPNGTEKFGTRSETKNVNSLRSVERAARFEIQRHAAVLNSGGTIVQETRHFHEEDGSTTAGRIKDNAEDYRYFPEPDLVPVAPSRDWVEELREGLPELPRLRRKRLKEEWGVNEHDMQSILNAGAVDLIVATTDAGAPSDQARKWWMGELARNANETGRALEALPITPAQVARVAALVAGGDLNDKLARQVIEGVLAGEGDPDTVVEKRGLKVVSDEGALSTAVDEAIAGNPAVADKIRGGKVAAAGALVGAVMKATRGQADAARVRELILEKLGVEG, encoded by the coding sequence GTGACTGTCATCGACCTGGAGTCGTACGAGGACGCCCTCGCGACGTACGACCCCGTCATGGGCCTCGAGGTCCATGTGGAGCTCGGCACCAAGACCAAGATGTTCTGCGGCTGCTCCACGGAGCTCAAGCAGGACGCCAACTCGCAGACCTGCCCGGTCTGCCTCGGCCTGCCGGGCGCGCTCCCGGTCGTCAACGAGATCGGCGTCGAGTCCGCGATCAAGATCGGGCTCGCGCTGAACTGCGAGATCGCCGAGTGGTGCCGCTTCGCCCGGAAGAACTACTTCTATCCGGACATGCCGAAGAACTTCCAGACCTCCCAGTACGACGAGCCGATCGCCTTCGACGGCTACCTGGACGTCCAGCTGGAGGACGGCGAGATCTTCCGCGTGCAGATCGAGCGCGCCCACATGGAGGAGGACACCGGCAAGTCGACGCATGTCGGCGGTGCCACCGGCCGCATCCACGGCGCCTCGCACTCGCTGCTCGACTACAACCGCGCGGGCATCCCGCTCATCGAGATCGTCACCAAGCCGATCGAGGGCGCCGGCGCACGGGCCCCCGAGGTCGCCAAGGCGTACGTCGCCGAGCTCCGCGAGCTCATCAAGGCGCTCGGCGTCTCGGAGGCCCGGATGGAGATGGGCCAGATGCGCTGCGACGTGAACCTCTCGCTGCGCCCCAACGGCACCGAGAAGTTCGGCACGCGCTCCGAGACGAAGAACGTCAACTCGCTGCGCTCCGTCGAGCGCGCCGCCCGCTTCGAGATCCAGCGCCACGCCGCGGTGCTGAACTCCGGCGGGACGATCGTGCAGGAGACCCGGCACTTCCACGAGGAGGACGGCTCCACCACGGCCGGCCGCATCAAGGACAACGCCGAGGACTACCGCTACTTCCCCGAGCCGGACCTGGTGCCGGTCGCCCCTTCCCGCGACTGGGTCGAGGAGCTCCGCGAGGGACTCCCCGAGCTCCCCCGGCTGCGCCGCAAGCGGCTGAAGGAGGAGTGGGGTGTCAACGAGCACGACATGCAGTCCATCCTCAACGCCGGCGCGGTCGACCTGATCGTCGCCACGACGGACGCGGGCGCCCCCTCGGACCAGGCCCGCAAGTGGTGGATGGGCGAGCTCGCCCGTAACGCCAACGAGACGGGCCGCGCCCTGGAGGCGCTGCCGATCACCCCGGCGCAGGTCGCCCGGGTGGCCGCGCTCGTCGCCGGCGGCGACCTCAACGACAAGCTGGCCCGTCAGGTCATCGAGGGTGTCCTCGCGGGCGAGGGCGACCCGGACACCGTCGTCGAGAAGCGCGGCCTGAAGGTCGTCTCGGACGAGGGCGCGCTGTCCACGGCCGTGGACGAGGCCATCGCGGGCAACCCGGCCGTCGCGGACAAGATCCGCGGGGGCAAGGTCGCTGCGGCGGGCGCGCTCGTCGGCGCGGTCATGAAGGCCACCCGGGGCCAGGCGGACGCGGCGCGTGTGCGCGAGCTGATCCTGGAGAAGCTGGGCGTCGAGGGCTGA
- the gatA gene encoding Asp-tRNA(Asn)/Glu-tRNA(Gln) amidotransferase subunit GatA — protein sequence MTDISTIIKLTAAELAGKIASGELTAVEVTEAHLARIDAVDEKVHAFLHIDREGALAQARAVDAKREAGEKLGALAGVPLALKDIFTTKDMPTTVGSKILEGWVPPYDATLTSRLRAADVVILGKTNMDEFAMGSSTENSAYGPTGNPWDLTRVPGGSGGGSSAALASFEAPLAIGTDTGGSIRQPAAVTGTVGVKPTYGGVSRYGMVAFSSSLDQGGPCARTVLDAALLHEVIGGHDPMDSTSIDAPVPPVVEAARNGSVAGMRVGVVKQFSGEGYQAGVVQRFDESVELLKSLGATVVELDCPSFDLALSAYYLIAPSECSSNLARFDAMRYGLRVGDDGTRSAEDVTALTREAGFGDEVKRRVILGTYALSSGYYDAYYGSAQKVRTLITQDFERAFEQVDVIVSPTTPTTAFPIGERADDPMAMYLADLCTIPTNLAGNSAMSLPCGLAPEDGLPVGLQIIAPAMKDDRLYKVGAAVEAAFVERWGHPLLEEAPSL from the coding sequence ATGACGGACATCAGCACCATCATCAAGCTCACGGCCGCGGAGCTCGCCGGGAAGATCGCCTCCGGCGAGCTGACGGCCGTCGAGGTCACCGAGGCCCACCTGGCCCGGATCGACGCCGTCGACGAGAAGGTCCACGCCTTCCTGCACATCGACCGTGAAGGCGCCCTCGCGCAGGCGCGCGCCGTCGACGCCAAACGCGAGGCGGGCGAGAAGCTCGGCGCGCTGGCCGGCGTCCCGCTCGCGCTCAAGGACATCTTCACCACCAAGGACATGCCGACCACCGTCGGCTCGAAGATCCTGGAGGGCTGGGTCCCGCCGTACGACGCGACCCTCACCAGCAGGCTCAGGGCCGCCGACGTCGTCATCCTCGGCAAGACCAACATGGACGAGTTCGCCATGGGGTCCTCCACCGAGAACAGCGCCTACGGCCCGACCGGCAACCCCTGGGACCTCACCCGTGTCCCGGGCGGCTCCGGCGGCGGTTCCTCCGCCGCGCTCGCCTCCTTCGAGGCCCCGCTGGCCATCGGCACGGACACCGGCGGCTCCATCCGCCAGCCCGCGGCCGTCACCGGCACCGTCGGCGTCAAGCCCACCTACGGCGGCGTCTCCCGCTACGGCATGGTCGCCTTCTCCTCCTCTCTCGACCAGGGCGGCCCCTGTGCCCGCACGGTCCTGGACGCGGCGCTGCTGCACGAGGTGATCGGCGGACACGACCCGATGGACTCGACGTCCATCGACGCCCCGGTCCCGCCGGTCGTCGAGGCGGCGCGCAACGGCTCCGTGGCGGGCATGCGTGTCGGTGTCGTCAAGCAGTTCTCGGGCGAGGGCTACCAGGCCGGTGTCGTCCAGCGCTTCGACGAGTCCGTCGAGCTGCTGAAGTCGCTCGGCGCCACCGTCGTCGAGCTGGACTGCCCCTCCTTCGACCTCGCGCTGTCGGCGTACTACCTCATCGCGCCGTCCGAGTGCTCCTCCAACCTGGCCCGCTTCGACGCCATGCGGTACGGCCTCCGGGTCGGGGACGACGGCACCCGCTCCGCCGAGGACGTCACCGCGCTCACCCGTGAAGCCGGCTTCGGTGACGAGGTCAAGCGCCGCGTCATCCTCGGGACGTACGCGCTGAGCTCCGGCTACTACGACGCGTACTACGGCTCGGCCCAGAAGGTCCGTACCCTCATCACCCAGGACTTCGAGAGGGCGTTCGAGCAGGTGGACGTCATCGTCTCCCCGACGACGCCCACCACCGCCTTCCCGATCGGCGAGCGCGCCGACGACCCGATGGCGATGTACCTCGCGGACCTGTGCACCATCCCGACCAACCTCGCCGGCAACTCCGCCATGTCGCTGCCCTGCGGTCTGGCCCCGGAGGACGGCCTGCCGGTCGGACTCCAGATCATCGCCCCCGCCATGAAGGACGACCGGCTGTACAAGGTCGGAGCCGCCGTCGAGGCCGCCTTCGTGGAAAGGTGGGGGCACCCGCTGCTCGAGGAGGCTCCGTCACTATGA
- the gatC gene encoding Asp-tRNA(Asn)/Glu-tRNA(Gln) amidotransferase subunit GatC, which translates to MPGITREEVAHLARLARLELKGEELEHFAGQLDDIIGAVARVSEVADQDVPPTSHPLPLTNVMRADEVRPSLTPAQALSGAPAQEQQRFKVPQILGED; encoded by the coding sequence ATGCCTGGCATCACGCGCGAGGAGGTCGCCCACCTCGCACGGCTGGCGCGTCTGGAGCTGAAGGGCGAAGAGCTCGAGCACTTCGCCGGTCAGCTCGACGACATCATCGGCGCGGTCGCCCGCGTCTCCGAGGTCGCCGACCAAGACGTACCGCCGACCTCCCACCCGCTGCCGCTGACCAACGTCATGCGGGCGGACGAGGTCCGTCCGTCGCTCACCCCCGCGCAGGCGCTCTCCGGCGCCCCGGCCCAGGAGCAGCAGCGTTTCAAGGTGCCGCAGATCCTGGGGGAGGACTGA